Proteins from a single region of Syntrophales bacterium:
- a CDS encoding lipid biosynthesis B12-binding/radical SAM protein, which translates to MKVLLVSLNRLTAPYPVYPLGLDYVAGSIRDRHPVRIVDLAVPGSPEGLAGEIRSMAPDLVGLSIRNIDNTDASNPRDFIEEYREVVARIRSVFSGLLVLGGSGFTIFPEALMSRLGADYGIVGEGERLRLLLDTLEDGGDPSGLPGVVTKGGGAPAPVPWDGSPVRHVEESACHVATYLDRGGMMNLETKRGCPHQCLYCTYPHIDGGILRRRDPEEVAREARMLQERGARFLFLTDSTFNTDLSHSLEVARAFRKAGLSVPWTAFFAPFRVPPDYWQELKEAGLSHVEFGTEALSDRMLASYRKPFRTADVFQCHEAAVEAGLHVAHYLLLGGPGEDAETLAETLDRAEELRRAVFFLFPGIRIYPHTGLYEVALREGRLQASDDLLKPRFYISGAFGEGELEQRVRSRAAGRGHWVVGAGGDETASVVTRLHRRGWKGPLWEHLIQ; encoded by the coding sequence GTGAAAGTCCTGCTCGTTTCCCTCAACCGCCTGACAGCGCCCTACCCGGTATATCCCCTGGGGCTGGACTACGTGGCGGGGTCTATCCGCGACCGCCATCCGGTCCGCATCGTCGATCTGGCCGTCCCGGGGTCGCCGGAGGGGCTGGCCGGCGAGATCCGAAGCATGGCTCCGGACCTGGTCGGCCTGTCGATCCGCAACATCGACAACACGGATGCCTCCAATCCCCGGGATTTTATCGAGGAGTACCGGGAGGTTGTCGCAAGGATCCGCTCCGTTTTCTCAGGCCTCCTCGTTCTCGGGGGAAGCGGTTTCACGATTTTCCCGGAAGCGCTGATGTCCCGGCTCGGGGCGGATTACGGAATCGTCGGCGAGGGCGAGCGCCTTCGCCTGCTCCTGGACACCCTGGAAGACGGCGGGGATCCATCGGGACTGCCCGGCGTCGTCACGAAAGGCGGCGGTGCCCCGGCGCCGGTTCCCTGGGACGGTTCCCCGGTCCGGCATGTTGAGGAATCCGCCTGCCATGTCGCGACGTATCTCGACCGCGGGGGGATGATGAACCTGGAGACGAAGCGGGGCTGTCCGCATCAATGCCTGTACTGCACCTATCCCCACATCGACGGCGGAATCCTCCGCCGGCGGGACCCGGAAGAAGTGGCGAGAGAGGCGCGGATGCTCCAGGAGCGGGGAGCCCGTTTTCTCTTCCTGACCGACTCCACCTTCAACACGGACCTGTCCCATTCCCTGGAGGTGGCCCGCGCGTTCCGAAAGGCCGGCCTGTCCGTCCCCTGGACGGCATTTTTCGCCCCCTTCCGGGTGCCGCCGGATTATTGGCAGGAGCTGAAAGAAGCGGGGCTCAGCCACGTCGAGTTCGGCACCGAGGCCCTCTCGGACCGGATGCTCGCCTCGTACCGGAAACCCTTCCGGACCGCCGATGTCTTCCAGTGCCATGAGGCGGCCGTGGAGGCCGGTCTTCACGTGGCCCACTATCTCCTCCTGGGCGGTCCCGGCGAGGATGCCGAGACCCTGGCGGAGACCCTGGACCGGGCCGAGGAACTGCGCAGGGCCGTGTTTTTCCTGTTCCCGGGGATCCGGATCTACCCCCACACGGGGCTGTATGAGGTTGCCCTTCGCGAGGGGCGCCTGCAGGCCTCGGATGACCTCCTGAAGCCCCGTTTTTATATCTCCGGAGCCTTCGGGGAAGGGGAGCTGGAGCAGCGCGTGAGAAGCCGTGCCGCCGGGAGGGGCCACTGGGTCGTGGGGGCCGGCGGAGACGAGACGGCCTCTGTCGTCACCCGCCTCCACCGGCGCGGGTGGAAAGGACCGCTCTGGGAGCACCTGATCCAATGA
- a CDS encoding polysaccharide deacetylase family protein — MKNAPSPWSPAHRTGAASLLLAVGAGAVQPWWAIAPLALFLLLCGVLPFFPRSTFFLPVISSGDPGKNAVSLTFDDGPDPLVTPRLLEILAAAGVPAAFFVTGERAARHPELIRTIIEAGHEVGNHSWHHDPLLMLRPVSVLRREVEETQRILAEAGIHPRVFRPPVGITNPRLPAVLRGSGMICVTFSRRGADWGNRRVPGLARRLLRRVRPGDILLLHDVSPPEPGGADQWLAEVAELLRGLRERSLGIALLSDLIGQSVMERAVRPGKKGFAPPGQE, encoded by the coding sequence ATGAAGAACGCGCCTTCGCCCTGGTCGCCGGCCCACCGGACGGGAGCCGCCTCGCTGCTGCTGGCGGTGGGGGCGGGGGCCGTGCAGCCCTGGTGGGCGATCGCTCCCCTCGCGCTTTTTCTTCTCCTCTGCGGCGTCCTTCCGTTCTTTCCCCGGTCAACGTTCTTTCTGCCTGTCATAAGTTCAGGAGATCCCGGAAAGAATGCCGTCTCGCTCACATTCGACGACGGACCGGATCCCCTGGTCACCCCCCGTCTCCTGGAGATCCTGGCCGCGGCAGGTGTCCCGGCGGCCTTCTTTGTGACGGGGGAGCGGGCGGCCCGCCACCCGGAGTTGATCCGGACGATCATCGAGGCGGGACACGAAGTGGGGAACCATTCGTGGCACCACGATCCCCTGCTCATGCTCCGCCCGGTGTCCGTCCTGAGGCGCGAAGTCGAGGAGACCCAGCGGATCCTCGCGGAGGCGGGAATCCACCCGCGGGTGTTCCGTCCGCCCGTCGGCATCACGAACCCGAGGCTTCCCGCTGTCCTTCGCGGATCGGGCATGATCTGCGTCACCTTCAGCCGCCGGGGCGCCGACTGGGGAAACCGCCGCGTTCCGGGACTGGCGCGGCGCCTTCTGCGGCGCGTCCGGCCCGGCGACATCCTGCTTCTGCACGATGTCTCGCCTCCCGAGCCCGGAGGGGCCGACCAATGGCTTGCCGAGGTCGCCGAACTCCTTCGGGGGCTTCGGGAGCGGTCCCTCGGGATCGCTTTACTATCCGATCTGATTGGACAATCTGTCATGGAACGGGCCGTCCGTCCGGGGAAAAAAGGTTTTGCTCCCCCGGGGCAAGAGTGA
- a CDS encoding phosphopantetheine-binding protein codes for MSDVKDIEQHILRIAQIVIDELRLEDVTKETFDPDLDLVDELGIDSMDLATVALVLQDEYGVSIDEDDYPKLKTLRLIAEYLLARLQEKAA; via the coding sequence ATGTCTGACGTCAAGGACATCGAACAGCATATTCTACGCATCGCCCAGATCGTCATCGACGAGTTGAGGCTGGAAGACGTCACGAAGGAGACCTTCGATCCCGACCTGGATCTTGTGGATGAACTGGGGATCGACAGCATGGACCTGGCGACCGTGGCACTCGTCCTTCAGGACGAATACGGTGTGAGCATTGATGAAGACGATTATCCCAAGCTGAAAACCCTTCGGCTGATTGCGGAATATCTTCTGGCCAGGCTTCAGGAAAAGGCCGCCTGA
- a CDS encoding radical SAM protein produces MTNRTAPAEKTEGKWKFGDLLRDAQVRDRWEKVRKYFFLRESTYDMTNRCNIRCDGCYYYEGEKQFAPENRDPGAWRERMHKEKERGITYVVLAGAEPSLVPELLETCFEVMPLGSIATNGFRLIPPAIGYKIHISVWGNDETSRRVRNAANLLERQLDNYDGDPRAVFVYTFTKQNIREIGEVAERIAGRNGKLTFNVFSAPVGYEGPLRHDRASLEETRRAMLEILARHPASVLFSNYSAMAHTHGLGLHALYGCSYPRRNASTDIGLGRSFRQYRADLTWDRSVACCVPDTDCDDCRHYAAGSAVVTARLFRHASDPDTFRSWLDYVDTYLAVWVMGYEKGENLCDRLVDPPGFSMK; encoded by the coding sequence TTGACGAATCGAACCGCCCCGGCGGAAAAAACGGAAGGAAAATGGAAGTTCGGCGATCTTCTTCGTGACGCGCAGGTCCGGGACCGGTGGGAGAAGGTCCGGAAGTACTTCTTCCTGCGGGAATCGACCTATGACATGACCAACCGCTGCAACATCCGGTGCGACGGCTGCTACTATTACGAAGGGGAAAAGCAGTTTGCCCCGGAAAACCGGGATCCCGGCGCCTGGCGGGAACGGATGCACAAGGAGAAGGAGCGGGGAATCACGTACGTGGTCCTGGCCGGAGCCGAACCCTCCCTGGTTCCCGAGCTTCTCGAAACCTGCTTCGAGGTCATGCCCCTGGGCAGCATTGCCACCAACGGATTCCGGCTCATCCCCCCCGCGATCGGCTACAAAATCCACATCTCCGTCTGGGGAAACGACGAGACGAGCCGGCGGGTCCGCAACGCCGCCAACCTCCTGGAGCGGCAGCTCGACAACTACGACGGGGATCCCCGGGCGGTCTTCGTTTATACCTTCACGAAACAGAATATCCGGGAAATCGGCGAAGTGGCGGAACGGATCGCCGGCCGGAACGGGAAGCTTACTTTCAACGTCTTTTCCGCTCCCGTCGGTTACGAGGGTCCCCTCCGGCATGACCGCGCCTCCCTGGAGGAAACACGCCGGGCGATGCTGGAGATCCTGGCGCGCCACCCGGCATCCGTTCTGTTTTCGAATTACAGTGCCATGGCCCATACGCACGGGCTGGGGCTGCACGCCCTGTACGGCTGCTCCTATCCCCGCCGGAACGCCTCCACGGACATCGGCCTCGGGCGCTCCTTCCGGCAGTACCGGGCCGATCTGACCTGGGACCGGAGCGTGGCCTGCTGCGTTCCCGACACGGACTGCGACGACTGCCGCCACTATGCAGCAGGCAGCGCCGTGGTGACGGCCCGCCTGTTCCGCCATGCCTCCGACCCCGATACGTTCCGCTCCTGGCTGGATTACGTGGACACGTACCTGGCGGTGTGGGTCATGGGTTACGAGAAAGGGGAGAATCTCTGCGACCGCCTGGTGGACCCGCCGGGATTTTCCATGAAATAG
- a CDS encoding radical SAM protein: protein MQTVSSLLDSDWYERYRRISHLNIRSSIYDVTNRCNLRCKGCFFFSSGEHEAAKDEEDIHRWESFIDREKARGVNMAILIGGEPTLFLDRVEAFYRRLPTYCATNGLIRVPRDRFPGMLVGISLWGDEEDEKALRGRDVFSISRKNYEGDSHTYYLYTITPKQIGRTETIIRKIADAGLKVHMQLLTNDEQVEGFHWTPEALRDVRAEMDAMLDRYPRTVISCRYYHEIICTGKMMGRPFGWGECPSVTEPLDNRDPKPKRLIRFIRWAADLQTMHRCCTSATRDCSICKDGAAHMSWVMVNKREHLRSAGDLKNWIEVYEMFAKLYGFIPW, encoded by the coding sequence ATGCAGACCGTCAGCTCCCTCCTCGACAGTGACTGGTACGAGCGATACCGGCGGATTTCACATCTGAACATCCGGAGCTCTATTTATGATGTGACAAACCGGTGCAACCTGCGCTGCAAGGGGTGTTTTTTCTTTTCTTCCGGGGAACACGAGGCGGCAAAGGACGAGGAAGATATCCATCGATGGGAGTCTTTCATCGACCGGGAGAAGGCCCGGGGCGTGAACATGGCCATCCTGATCGGCGGCGAGCCGACCCTCTTCCTGGACCGGGTGGAGGCTTTCTATCGGCGGCTCCCGACCTACTGTGCCACCAACGGCCTGATCCGCGTGCCCCGGGACCGCTTCCCCGGAATGCTGGTGGGAATCTCCCTCTGGGGGGACGAAGAGGACGAGAAGGCCCTCCGGGGGCGGGACGTCTTCAGCATATCGCGCAAAAATTACGAGGGGGACAGCCACACCTATTACCTGTACACGATCACCCCGAAACAGATCGGCAGGACGGAGACGATCATCCGGAAGATCGCCGACGCGGGGCTGAAGGTACACATGCAGCTCCTCACCAACGACGAGCAGGTGGAGGGCTTCCACTGGACCCCGGAGGCCCTGCGGGACGTCCGGGCGGAGATGGACGCGATGCTGGACCGGTATCCCCGGACGGTCATTTCCTGCCGGTACTATCACGAGATCATCTGTACGGGAAAGATGATGGGCCGCCCCTTCGGATGGGGCGAGTGCCCCTCCGTGACGGAGCCCCTGGACAACCGGGATCCGAAGCCCAAACGGCTCATCCGTTTCATCCGCTGGGCCGCGGATCTCCAGACGATGCACCGCTGCTGTACCAGCGCCACCCGGGATTGCTCCATCTGCAAGGACGGGGCAGCCCACATGAGCTGGGTCATGGTGAACAAGCGCGAGCACCTGCGCTCGGCCGGGGATCTGAAGAACTGGATCGAGGTGTACGAGATGTTCGCCAAGCTCTACGGATTCATCCCCTGGTAA
- a CDS encoding beta-ketoacyl-[acyl-carrier-protein] synthase family protein, with translation MHPDQRPVILGYDAVSPLGVEWEDQWRRAAGGDSGVGPLTRFPLREGFPVRVAGQVDGFDETPYPFLKPREMAHWTSPIFRHALLVVHRALRRAGVEITGDLAPRVAVTFSTAVGGLDAVISADRLLVSEGRLPHPFTNANSCVNMVGGKVSILTGATGPICSPITACATGSSSLILGAMFLRQGMADAAICGAVDFSLVEPIVAGFATMNGAYRPKEGRPEENPRAVSRPFSRNRRGFVISEGAGCFILATKDFARAHGLPWRIEVAGWGMTSDAYHFVAPKRETIRRCMTEAIEHAGIEPGDVDAVNAHAASTRVGDKVEAEALGDLFGDRIPPVSANKSQIGHAMGASSAIEAILGIEGMLRDTLLPTINYDADPEIVLDCVPGEARRGEQEFLLKNAFGFGGCNACIVFRRSG, from the coding sequence ATGCACCCCGATCAGCGACCCGTCATTCTCGGATACGATGCTGTTTCCCCCTTGGGCGTGGAGTGGGAGGACCAGTGGCGGCGCGCCGCAGGAGGCGACAGCGGCGTCGGTCCCCTGACGCGCTTTCCCCTCCGGGAGGGGTTTCCCGTCCGGGTGGCCGGCCAGGTGGACGGGTTCGACGAGACCCCCTATCCCTTTCTGAAGCCGCGGGAGATGGCGCACTGGACGTCGCCGATTTTCAGGCATGCTCTCCTTGTGGTCCACCGGGCACTTCGCCGGGCGGGTGTCGAGATCACAGGGGATTTGGCGCCCCGCGTGGCCGTCACCTTCAGCACCGCCGTGGGCGGCCTCGACGCCGTCATCTCCGCCGACCGCCTCCTCGTATCGGAGGGACGGCTGCCCCACCCCTTCACGAACGCCAATTCCTGCGTCAACATGGTGGGCGGAAAGGTGTCCATCCTGACAGGGGCCACGGGCCCCATCTGCTCCCCCATCACGGCCTGTGCCACCGGGTCCTCCTCCCTGATCCTGGGGGCGATGTTCCTTCGGCAGGGCATGGCCGATGCCGCGATCTGCGGCGCCGTGGATTTTTCCCTGGTCGAGCCGATCGTCGCCGGTTTCGCCACGATGAACGGGGCTTACCGCCCCAAGGAAGGCCGGCCGGAGGAGAATCCCCGCGCCGTGAGCCGTCCCTTTTCCCGGAATCGGCGTGGATTCGTCATCTCCGAGGGGGCCGGATGCTTCATCCTCGCCACGAAGGACTTCGCCCGGGCCCATGGACTGCCCTGGAGGATCGAAGTGGCCGGCTGGGGAATGACCTCGGACGCGTACCACTTCGTGGCTCCCAAAAGGGAAACGATCCGGCGCTGCATGACCGAGGCGATCGAGCACGCCGGAATCGAACCCGGCGACGTGGACGCCGTCAACGCGCATGCCGCCTCGACGAGGGTGGGCGACAAGGTGGAGGCGGAGGCCCTGGGAGATCTTTTCGGGGACAGGATTCCCCCCGTGTCGGCCAACAAGTCCCAGATCGGCCACGCCATGGGGGCCTCCAGCGCCATCGAGGCGATTCTCGGCATCGAGGGGATGCTCCGGGACACCCTTCTGCCGACCATCAATTACGATGCGGACCCGGAGATCGTCCTGGACTGCGTCCCCGGGGAAGCCCGCCGCGGGGAGCAGGAGTTTCTCCTGAAGAACGCCTTCGGATTCGGCGGATGCAACGCCTGCATTGTCTTCCGGAGGTCCGGATAG
- a CDS encoding beta-ketoacyl-[acyl-carrier-protein] synthase family protein: protein MRPPRNRRVFVVGYGAATPLGGTLARTWERAVRGEAGFRTITRCAVDAASKVVGEIPDWDPRAYRFASAKEVYNWNAAFVLLTMALCKDALDDAGLAMDAGTAPRTACLVGSALNGTDAFRIASEQLRERGPLRVSPYLLPNLCANLPSGKAGILLGFTGPVFSPQGACASGNHAIGLGARMIRDGDCDFVLAGGVDMPILPELVHGFENMNATIRIGPKDRAWNDPSQASRPFSRDRRGFVLAEGGAVLVLAAEDCLGSQGLTPRAEVLGVGWTSDAFHFTNPRQETIVRAIREAIEDGGISPADVQYVNAHGTSTPKGDAAEIACLREVFGRHLKTMAVSSNKSQIGHTLGAAAAIEAVLTIEGMRRGVILPTINHIPDPALEDVDVVPNETRKQAVEIALSNAFGFGGTNCCILFRGA, encoded by the coding sequence ATGCGGCCCCCGAGGAACAGACGCGTCTTCGTTGTCGGGTACGGCGCCGCCACGCCCCTGGGGGGAACCCTCGCCCGGACCTGGGAGAGGGCTGTTCGGGGCGAGGCGGGCTTCCGGACCATCACCCGCTGTGCGGTGGACGCCGCGTCGAAAGTGGTCGGCGAGATCCCCGACTGGGACCCCCGGGCGTACCGCTTCGCCAGCGCCAAGGAGGTCTACAACTGGAACGCCGCCTTCGTGCTGCTCACCATGGCCCTCTGCAAGGATGCCCTCGATGACGCGGGTCTGGCCATGGATGCCGGGACGGCGCCCCGGACGGCCTGCCTCGTCGGGTCGGCCCTCAACGGAACGGACGCCTTCCGGATCGCGTCCGAGCAGCTTCGGGAGAGGGGGCCCCTCCGGGTGAGCCCCTACCTGCTGCCCAACCTCTGCGCCAACCTCCCTTCCGGCAAGGCGGGCATTCTCCTGGGTTTCACCGGTCCCGTCTTTTCCCCCCAGGGGGCCTGCGCGTCGGGAAACCACGCCATCGGCCTCGGGGCCCGGATGATCCGGGACGGGGACTGCGATTTCGTCCTTGCCGGGGGTGTGGACATGCCGATTTTGCCGGAGCTGGTGCACGGCTTTGAGAACATGAACGCCACCATCAGGATCGGTCCGAAGGACCGGGCCTGGAACGATCCGTCCCAGGCCTCGCGGCCCTTCAGCCGCGACCGGAGGGGCTTCGTCCTGGCTGAGGGTGGGGCTGTCCTGGTCCTGGCGGCGGAGGACTGTCTCGGGTCGCAGGGACTGACACCCCGGGCGGAGGTCCTCGGGGTGGGCTGGACCTCCGACGCCTTCCACTTCACAAACCCGCGGCAGGAAACCATTGTCCGGGCGATCCGGGAGGCCATTGAAGACGGGGGGATCTCTCCGGCGGACGTGCAGTACGTCAACGCCCACGGGACGTCTACGCCGAAGGGGGACGCCGCGGAAATCGCCTGCCTCCGGGAGGTCTTTGGCCGTCATCTGAAGACCATGGCCGTGTCCTCCAACAAGTCGCAGATCGGCCACACCCTCGGGGCGGCGGCGGCCATCGAGGCGGTCCTCACCATCGAGGGCATGCGGCGCGGGGTGATCCTGCCCACGATCAACCACATTCCCGATCCGGCCCTGGAGGACGTGGACGTCGTCCCCAACGAAACAAGGAAGCAGGCCGTGGAGATCGCCCTGTCCAACGCCTTCGGTTTCGGCGGCACCAACTGCTGCATCCTTTTCCGGGGGGCATGA
- a CDS encoding thioesterase family protein — protein MKPKPFLPEPLADARFVRDRTTGLAWHRCSNRTLYADTDRSAVVYHANYLRYFEMGRASLMRDAAYPYREIEESGFVYPIIDLAVQFYQPLRYDDPMWIHTRPGELERVRLRFDYVVTHAETGVLVCRGHTRHCALNRAGRPVAVDPKTVHLWKSFPP, from the coding sequence ATGAAACCAAAACCCTTTCTCCCGGAACCCCTTGCGGATGCCCGTTTCGTCCGGGACCGGACAACGGGCCTGGCCTGGCACCGCTGCTCCAACCGGACCCTGTATGCCGACACGGACCGGTCCGCCGTGGTCTACCACGCCAACTACCTCCGGTATTTCGAGATGGGCCGGGCGTCCCTGATGCGCGACGCCGCCTACCCGTACCGGGAAATCGAGGAGAGCGGCTTCGTTTATCCCATTATCGATCTGGCGGTGCAATTCTACCAGCCGCTGCGCTATGACGATCCCATGTGGATCCACACCCGGCCCGGCGAACTGGAGCGGGTCCGCCTCCGGTTCGATTACGTCGTGACGCATGCCGAGACGGGGGTCCTGGTCTGCAGGGGCCACACCCGCCACTGTGCCCTGAACCGGGCGGGCAGGCCCGTGGCCGTGGATCCCAAGACGGTCCACCTCTGGAAGAGCTTCCCGCCATGA
- a CDS encoding polyketide synthase dehydratase domain-containing protein, translating to MTARESESVKIAVPAWLRDHSLEGRTILPAVEILEILADSVQGRFPDTGVRIMEEALFPRFLVLDPGLTVLDGRIEWQPLEGGRVKAVLGTAVRSRSGAIGRLAVHGTAVFGGEAETIAPPEEVQAALRTDRFTVPAGLLYRDLVPFGPAFRNARDPIEIWEEGAEAVLEAPDGRHSLRLLGSPFVLDAALHVACAWCQRYGDTVALPVGFASRRIVRPIAPGESCRVRMDARGVSAGTFCFDLVILDSDCSLRETLWGVRMRDVSRGRLRPPAWIRTGRDGASGEPVPGSGKPPA from the coding sequence ATGACGGCGCGGGAAAGCGAATCCGTGAAAATCGCCGTCCCGGCCTGGCTGCGGGACCATTCCCTCGAGGGACGGACGATCCTGCCCGCCGTGGAGATTCTGGAAATCCTCGCCGATTCCGTGCAGGGCCGCTTTCCGGACACCGGTGTGCGGATCATGGAAGAGGCCCTGTTCCCCCGGTTTCTCGTCCTCGATCCCGGGTTGACCGTCCTGGACGGCCGGATCGAATGGCAGCCGCTGGAGGGCGGCCGTGTGAAGGCGGTCCTCGGGACGGCGGTCCGGTCCCGTTCGGGAGCCATCGGCCGGCTGGCGGTTCACGGGACAGCCGTCTTCGGGGGAGAAGCGGAGACAATAGCGCCTCCGGAAGAGGTGCAGGCGGCGCTGCGGACGGACCGGTTCACTGTTCCGGCCGGCCTGCTGTACCGGGATCTGGTCCCCTTCGGGCCGGCTTTTCGAAACGCCCGGGACCCCATCGAGATCTGGGAGGAGGGAGCGGAGGCCGTCCTGGAAGCCCCCGACGGCAGGCATTCCCTGCGGCTGCTCGGATCCCCCTTCGTGCTGGATGCCGCCCTGCACGTGGCCTGTGCCTGGTGCCAGCGTTACGGAGACACGGTTGCGCTTCCCGTCGGATTCGCGAGCCGAAGGATCGTCCGGCCGATTGCACCCGGCGAGTCCTGCCGGGTGAGGATGGATGCGAGAGGCGTTTCGGCGGGGACGTTTTGTTTCGATCTCGTGATCCTGGACTCGGATTGCAGCCTGCGGGAGACCCTTTGGGGGGTGCGGATGCGGGATGTGAGCCGGGGGCGCCTGCGGCCGCCCGCCTGGATCCGGACCGGGCGGGACGGGGCATCCGGAGAGCCGGTGCCGGGAAGCGGGAAGCCCCCCGCTTGA
- a CDS encoding phosphopantetheine-binding protein, producing MTREAIEAEIRRIFLQEFEIEDPAMDADLREAYQFDSIDAIELLVEIERFLGSELTMEEKKRAMDIRTVRQICAYVEDLDRIRRPGGGRPIGELCKEGS from the coding sequence ATGACACGCGAGGCGATCGAAGCCGAAATCCGGCGGATTTTTCTTCAGGAGTTCGAGATTGAAGACCCGGCCATGGACGCGGATCTCCGGGAAGCCTACCAGTTCGACAGCATCGACGCCATCGAGCTGCTGGTGGAGATCGAGCGGTTCCTGGGCTCCGAGCTGACCATGGAGGAGAAAAAGAGGGCCATGGATATCCGTACGGTTCGCCAGATCTGTGCTTACGTGGAGGATCTCGATCGGATCCGCCGTCCCGGCGGAGGCCGTCCCATCGGAGAATTATGCAAAGAAGGGTCGTAA
- a CDS encoding beta-ketoacyl synthase N-terminal-like domain-containing protein, with amino-acid sequence MQRRVVITAASAITPIGHGRENIVRSLRQGVSGVKPLRRDDLLAPFIHSQVFGTVDYPIPFDFKRVNRKTMGPVGYYACQVAKEVLEASGLEQEFITSGRLGVAFGSTHGSPTIQRDIYRVFHSADRAGVASIGAVDYLKSMVHTTAVNITKMFGITGRVIASSTACTTSSQSIGFGYETVRYGMQDAMLCGGADEYDTTTVAVFDNLLACSTGFNDEPQRTPRPFDVRRDGLVVGEGAGAVLLEEYDSARRRGAPILAEVVGFACNNNGGDLILPNLAGIRETLRLALRDAGMTPGEIDLVSAHATATKMGDIIEAQAISAVYGDHPLVTALKSYMGHTMASCGVIETILVLYMMQEGFVAPTLNLEEVDPRCAMIRHATSLAETPVRTAAVQNFAFGGVNTGLILRKDP; translated from the coding sequence ATGCAAAGAAGGGTCGTAATCACAGCGGCATCCGCCATTACCCCGATCGGCCACGGCCGGGAGAACATCGTGCGGAGCCTCCGGCAGGGAGTCTCGGGCGTAAAGCCCCTCCGGCGGGATGATCTCCTTGCGCCCTTCATCCACTCCCAGGTCTTCGGCACCGTCGATTATCCCATTCCCTTTGACTTCAAGCGGGTCAACCGGAAAACCATGGGCCCCGTCGGATACTATGCCTGCCAGGTGGCGAAGGAGGTCCTGGAGGCCTCCGGCCTGGAGCAGGAATTCATCACCTCCGGCCGGCTGGGGGTGGCCTTCGGGTCCACCCACGGCAGCCCTACGATACAGCGGGACATTTACCGGGTCTTCCACAGCGCCGACCGGGCGGGCGTCGCTTCCATCGGGGCGGTGGATTACCTGAAGTCGATGGTGCACACCACGGCGGTGAACATCACCAAGATGTTCGGCATCACCGGGCGCGTCATCGCCTCGTCGACCGCCTGCACCACCAGCAGCCAGTCCATCGGCTTCGGCTACGAGACGGTCCGATACGGCATGCAGGACGCCATGCTCTGCGGCGGAGCCGACGAGTACGACACCACCACGGTGGCCGTCTTCGACAACCTTCTGGCCTGTTCCACCGGATTCAACGACGAGCCGCAGAGGACTCCCCGTCCCTTCGATGTCCGCCGGGACGGTCTTGTGGTCGGGGAGGGAGCGGGAGCGGTCCTCCTGGAGGAGTACGATTCTGCGCGCCGGCGGGGGGCTCCCATTCTGGCGGAAGTCGTCGGATTCGCATGCAACAACAACGGAGGGGACCTGATCCTTCCGAATCTGGCCGGCATACGGGAAACCCTGCGCCTGGCTCTCCGGGACGCCGGCATGACACCAGGCGAGATCGATCTCGTCAGTGCCCACGCGACAGCCACGAAGATGGGGGACATCATCGAGGCTCAGGCCATCTCTGCCGTCTACGGAGACCACCCCCTAGTGACGGCCCTGAAGAGCTACATGGGGCATACCATGGCCTCCTGCGGGGTCATCGAGACGATCCTGGTCCTCTACATGATGCAGGAGGGCTTCGTCGCGCCGACTCTGAACCTGGAAGAGGTGGACCCGCGGTGTGCCATGATCCGCCATGCCACCTCACTCGCGGAGACCCCCGTTCGGACTGCCGCCGTCCAGAATTTTGCCTTCGGAGGGGTCAATACGGGCCTGATCCTCCGGAAGGATCCGTGA